In Pelagovum sp. HNIBRBA483, the genomic stretch ACCCTTGCGCATCGCGCCGACATTGATCGGGGTTACATTGGCAAGATTGAGAACGCAAAGCATGCCGCGTCGATCGACATGATTGAAGCTATCGCAGAAGCACTGGGTGTAGAGGCGCAAGAACTTCTTAGACCCCGAATTTGATGGCTCACTGTTTCGGATGCTTGTCGTGCAGGACTAACGTTCAACCGACCCCAAGAACCGCCCATATTCTTCGCTGACCTCCCGCGCTTCCTGAAACGCGCGCGCCCGTTCGTCGTCAAGGCAGCGGAAATAGCTCTGTATATCCTGAATGTAGGTCTCGAAGTCGTTCTGGATGAGGTCAGCGTATTCTCGAGCAGCTTGCGGATCGCTCGGTACAAAAGGCCGCTGCGGCGCGAGACAGTTGGCACTGCTGGCTGAACTCCCAAGCACAGCACTCAATAGTATAACCTGCGGGACCAAATGCAGTAGCTTCATCTATTGCCAAGAATCCTTTATATGACGCAGCACGGCAAAGCCCTCGAACCGATCAGGCCGAGGGCAAATACTACATCAGAATCGCAATAATATACCTTGCGTTTCATTTATATACTTTCGTATGTTCGTGATGTCCATGGTGGGCATGGCGATCCTACGTCTCGAGAATAGAGAAGTGTGATCGCAGTTATGAACTGGGAAGTAGAAGCACCGAATGTGGTCACTGAGGCTAGATTCCGCGAACTCGTGGAAAGCGGCTATAGCGCCGAGATCTTGTGCCAGGAAACTGCGCACAAGAAAGGTCCGAGCTATTACGGCGTCTGGATCATGCGTGCCGTTTCTGGCGATGGCGTGGAGAAGCTGTTGGTCACTGCGCGCACGCGTACAACGCACAACGATATTAAGATCCGCGAATTCAAAACCATCACGGGCGTTGTCTCGTTCCTCGTTGGCATTGGCTTCTCCCACGCCGATGTTCCGCTCGAAGAAGGCCAGCGAACAACTCACAAACTCGCTAGCCGCAACGAAGGCAGCAGCGACTAGCCTTCTCTTCTTTTGGCTGTTTGCTCCACCCGCAGCAGCCCAAATGGTTCTGGTCATGGAGAGCGACGGCTCGCTGACCGCCACGCAATCCCAAGACAGCTTTGCTCGGAACTACAACGACGGTGTGGGTCAAGGTACGGCGGCCGATGCGCTCGCGATATTGGACGCACCTGATGATATCGCAGCAACAGAAGAGGTCCGCATCGCCGCCATTGCGCCGCGCGCTCCCCTGCCCCGCGCAGACGTTCTTTCGGCGATTGAAGGCACCGCCCTGCGGTATGGCGGCCACCCCGGTCTGCGTCGCGCGGATCTGTCGGTGACGGATTGGGTGACCCTGTTTCGCGCGAACATCGAAATTGAAAGCGCGTACCGACAAAACGCGGTTTCTAGTGCTGGTGCCATTGGCCTTGGACAGCTGATGCCTGCAACCGCCCGCGATCTTGGTGTCGATCCGCGCGATCCCTTGCAGAACCTTGACGGCTCAGCCCGCTATCTCGCGATGATGCTGGAGCTGTTCGGCGATCCGCGTCTTGCCTTGGCCGCCTACAACGCCGGCCCCGACGCTGTGCGCCAATATGGCGGCATCCCCCCTTACCGAGAAACCCAAAATCATGTGGCCCGCGTCATGGCGGTGGTCGCTCGACTGGAAGGAACCAACCCATGAGACAATTTACATCCCTGTTCACGGCATCATTGGCGCTGTTCTTACTGATTGCAGACCCCGCCCTCGCCCAAAGCATCGATCTCTCCCCCATTCAAAGTCTCCTACAGGGGATCGTTGACGCCCTGACGGGCCCTCTTGGCGTTGTGATCGCAACCCTCGCCGTCTTAGGCGTCTTTCTTAGCTGGTTCTTCAATATCATCGATCTGCGCCAAGCACTCTGGGTGCTAGTCGGCATCGCAGGTGTTGCGGCTGCCCCCACAATCGTCGCCGCGGTCTTTGCCGGTGGCTGAGCGCTCACCTCTCTTTCTCGGCCTCGTGCGCCCGCCCAAGCTTTTGGGCCTGCCCATCATGTATGCGATGGTCTGGCTCTTTGGCTCGGTGCTGCTGTTCGTATGGGTCCAGCACATCGTGATCCTTGGGGTTGCGATCGTGCTCTATCCCGTCCTTTGGAAAGCGGCCGATTGGGATCCCCGCTTCATCGACGTGATGATGACGGCGCTGCAGGAAACTCCGCCCACCCGAAACCGGCAAATTCATGGCGGGGACAGCTATGCCCCGTGATGAAACTCTCGATACCCGCACCTTGACGCCGGACTGGTATGCCCGTGAGACCCGTCTCGCGCACATGCTGCCCTATGTCAGCCTGGTCGATGACCAAACGGTGCGCACGCGGGTGAACGAATTATTCCAATGCATCCGTTTGGATGGGGTCAACAGCTACACAACCGATGATGCCTACCTCGACAAAGTCACGTCCCTCTTTGCCCGCATCGTCGCCCAGCTAGGTCCAGAATTCAGCTATTACGTACACAAGGTATCAAAAGCGATTGCGCCGGAGCTTGAACCATTGCGCGCCGGGAGTTTTGCAGGCGAAGTGGATCACCAGTGGCGCGAGAAGTTGGCTACCAGCGGGCTGCGCGACAAAACACTGACACTCACAGTCATGCACCGTCCGCCGTCCAAGAGCTTTCTTCCTTTTCTTAATCGCAGCGCACCTGAGCGCTTCAAAGAAGAAACTCAAAAACGCCTTCGACGGCTGAACGAAGCCGTGAATGTCTTTGCCTCGGGGCTGGCCGATCTCAAACCGCGCGTGTTGCCTGCGAAGTCTGGCGAGTTGGTTGGGTTCCTCGGGGCGCTCAATACCGGTCAGGAACTGCCGCTTTTTCCAGCCAGCACCTTTGGCTTCCTATCGTTCAACGTGGCCAATACCCGCGTGACATTCCTTGAGGATCATTTTGAGCTTTCAGAGGGCGTCGTTGGTCACCGATACGGCAAAAGCTTCACCATTGGCGAATATTCTGAGGCCACATCCTGCACGATGTTCGACATGCTCAATCTGCCTGTCGACATGATCGTCACCCATTCGTTCACGCCAATTAATTCCAACCTCATGGCCGGACGGATCAAGCGCCAGAAACGGCAGATGCAAGCGTCACAGGATGCTGCCCTTTCACTCATGGAAGCCCTCAACATCGCCGCGGATGATCTTGAAGCCAAACGTCAGAGTTTTGGTGAACATCATATGGTCGTGACGATCTTCTGCGACACGCTGGATGAGCTGCAGACGTTAAGCGCCGAAATCGTCAATGCTGCCGCAGCCGAAGGCGTGAAGATGATCGGCGAGCGGGTTGCAGCAAAAGCGCATTATCTCAGCCAACACCCCGGCAACCAACCCAAGCGCGTCCGCTCCAGTGCCATCACCAATCGCAACTTTGCGGATTTCGCGGCGTTCCATCGCACTCAGCTCGGCAAAGATGCGGGTGATGTCCCCTGGGGCAAGGTCATCACCATGCTCCCCACACCCGAGCAAAGTGCCTATCGGTTCTCTTATCACGAGCAAGGCAGCCCAGACAAAGAACCTACCAGTGGCCACACCTTAATTATGGGGCGGCCTGGATCTGGTAAATCCGTCCTGTCCGCCTTCCTCATGACCCAAGCCCGTCGAGCAGGCGCGCGGATCTTCGTCTTTGATTACCGACTTGGAATGGAGATGGCGGTCCGCGCCAATGGGGGCAGCTATGCGGCATTGAAGGCTGGACAAGCCACCGGCCTCAATCCGCTGTGGACTGAAGTGGACGATCGCGGCACGGCTTGGCTCTCGGACTGGCTGGCCACCCTGCTCTACCGCGCGGACAAGCCGCTGACGCCCGTTCAAACCAATCGCATCCAAGAGGTCGTGCGCCAGAACGCGAACGCCACTGATCCAGCATTGCGTAATTGGAAAGACTTTGCCTCGCTCTTTGTCTCCACCGATGATGGCGGCGATTTGCACCAGCGACTGCTCGAGTGGACCAACGATGGTCGCTATGGCTGGATATTTGGCCAATCCTTGGAAGACACGTTTTCTCTCGAAGGCGATGTGGTCGGGTTTGATCTTACCGGCATTCTCGACTCTGAATCCGAGAAAGAACGGATGGCGGTCCTGAGCTACCTGTTCCGCCGCGTTGAACGTGAAATCGAAGACCGCCGTCCTACGATCATCGTCATCGACGAAGCCTGGAAAGCCCTCGACAACGCCTATTTTGCAGAACGGCTTTCGAACTGGCTAGTGACCGCGCGCAAGCAAAACACCGTTGCTGTGATGATGACACAATACGCGAGCCAGTTGGAACGCACCCGCACCGGCAAGACCATTGTCGAGGCAGTGCCAACACAAATTCTACTCCCCAACATCCGCGCTCATGCGTCTGACTACGCCATGCTGAACCTCTTTGAGAAAGAACTCGATGTGTTGCTGAACACGGGCAGCAACTCGCGGCTGGCGCTTATTCGCGACGACCAAGGTTCGATTG encodes the following:
- a CDS encoding type IV secretion system protein B4, with the protein product MPRDETLDTRTLTPDWYARETRLAHMLPYVSLVDDQTVRTRVNELFQCIRLDGVNSYTTDDAYLDKVTSLFARIVAQLGPEFSYYVHKVSKAIAPELEPLRAGSFAGEVDHQWREKLATSGLRDKTLTLTVMHRPPSKSFLPFLNRSAPERFKEETQKRLRRLNEAVNVFASGLADLKPRVLPAKSGELVGFLGALNTGQELPLFPASTFGFLSFNVANTRVTFLEDHFELSEGVVGHRYGKSFTIGEYSEATSCTMFDMLNLPVDMIVTHSFTPINSNLMAGRIKRQKRQMQASQDAALSLMEALNIAADDLEAKRQSFGEHHMVVTIFCDTLDELQTLSAEIVNAAAAEGVKMIGERVAAKAHYLSQHPGNQPKRVRSSAITNRNFADFAAFHRTQLGKDAGDVPWGKVITMLPTPEQSAYRFSYHEQGSPDKEPTSGHTLIMGRPGSGKSVLSAFLMTQARRAGARIFVFDYRLGMEMAVRANGGSYAALKAGQATGLNPLWTEVDDRGTAWLSDWLATLLYRADKPLTPVQTNRIQEVVRQNANATDPALRNWKDFASLFVSTDDGGDLHQRLLEWTNDGRYGWIFGQSLEDTFSLEGDVVGFDLTGILDSESEKERMAVLSYLFRRVEREIEDRRPTIIVIDEAWKALDNAYFAERLSNWLVTARKQNTVAVMMTQYASQLERTRTGKTIVEAVPTQILLPNIRAHASDYAMLNLFEKELDVLLNTGSNSRLALIRDDQGSIVVDADLGALGPNLTILGGMEKGEALVGADYRDRSDFWRLT
- a CDS encoding lytic transglycosylase domain-containing protein; the protein is MVLVMESDGSLTATQSQDSFARNYNDGVGQGTAADALAILDAPDDIAATEEVRIAAIAPRAPLPRADVLSAIEGTALRYGGHPGLRRADLSVTDWVTLFRANIEIESAYRQNAVSSAGAIGLGQLMPATARDLGVDPRDPLQNLDGSARYLAMMLELFGDPRLALAAYNAGPDAVRQYGGIPPYRETQNHVARVMAVVARLEGTNP
- a CDS encoding helix-turn-helix domain-containing protein; its protein translation is MKLRIQLGLNIQEARRFKGFSQETLAHRADIDRGYIGKIENAKHAASIDMIEAIAEALGVEAQELLRPRI
- a CDS encoding TrbC/VirB2 family protein, with product MRQFTSLFTASLALFLLIADPALAQSIDLSPIQSLLQGIVDALTGPLGVVIATLAVLGVFLSWFFNIIDLRQALWVLVGIAGVAAAPTIVAAVFAGG
- a CDS encoding type IV secretion system protein VirB3: MAERSPLFLGLVRPPKLLGLPIMYAMVWLFGSVLLFVWVQHIVILGVAIVLYPVLWKAADWDPRFIDVMMTALQETPPTRNRQIHGGDSYAP